The Deinococcus betulae DNA window GCCAGCACACCTGGAGAGACCTGAAGACCAGTGTGTTCATAGAGCGCCACACAAAATGCCTTGAGCGTTCGCGCCTCCGTTCGGTTTTTTCGGGCCTCTCGGAGGCGCGCCCCAATCAAGTTCTGCTGGTCTCCAAGTCCTGGTAGCCTTGTCTGCAGTGAACGCCGACGCGTCGTGCTCATGTGGCCGTACCTGACGGCCAAGGTTTAGACGGATTGGAGACCTCACTCCATTCACCCCTACGACGTTCCGTTTTCACTCAGCTCACCTTCAGGCGCCATCAGGAGGTCAACGACGGAAGCGCCGACGGCGTGCGCCAAAGCGTCCAGAATATCGATGCCTACGTTCCGTTTCCCGCGCTCAATTTGGGAGATATACGACCAGTCCATTTGACTGGCCTGCGCCACATCAAAGATC harbors:
- a CDS encoding helix-turn-helix domain-containing protein, yielding MAQASQMDWSYISQIERGKRNVGIDILDALAHAVGASVVDLLMAPEGELSENGTS